The Microbacterium horticulturae genome has a window encoding:
- a CDS encoding CaiB/BaiF CoA transferase family protein — protein sequence MQRRENEAHEDADVFRPLRGIRVIDFTRLLAGPYATMTLAELGADVIKVEQPDIGDETRHWAPPFVHGASAYFHAINRGKRSIALDLTDPADRKVVDALIGTADVVVESFRPGVAERLGVGPERVCTRHPRVVYASISGFSSTGPLSADPGTAVTVEAESGLMYVTGYEGADPVRSGVAMVDIATGMSMINGVLSALLERERTGRGRRLEVSLFATAISSLGTVIAAASAGGPPARPWGSSHPSIVPYRSFRAADGHVVLGATNDAMFARLVRALDLEDELGGPRWRGNADRVEGRAELEAVLAQVTARLPLDELVERLRRERVLVARVRTPEDAARGEQSAALDLVYEDEGISIARSALGVNNTGRLPRAPRLGEHSDALRAQLGL from the coding sequence ATGCAGCGGCGTGAGAACGAGGCGCACGAAGATGCAGACGTCTTCCGACCTTTGCGCGGCATCCGAGTCATCGATTTCACTCGTCTGTTGGCGGGGCCCTACGCCACCATGACATTGGCCGAGCTCGGCGCCGATGTCATCAAGGTCGAGCAGCCCGACATCGGCGACGAGACGCGGCATTGGGCGCCACCGTTCGTGCACGGCGCGAGCGCATACTTCCACGCCATCAATCGCGGCAAGCGCAGCATTGCTCTGGATCTGACCGATCCGGCCGACCGGAAGGTCGTCGACGCACTCATCGGCACGGCGGATGTCGTCGTCGAGAGCTTCCGCCCCGGTGTGGCCGAGCGGCTCGGCGTCGGGCCGGAACGCGTGTGCACACGTCATCCACGTGTCGTCTACGCCTCGATCAGTGGCTTCTCGTCCACGGGTCCGCTGTCGGCCGACCCGGGGACCGCTGTCACCGTGGAGGCGGAGTCGGGACTGATGTACGTCACCGGCTACGAGGGCGCCGATCCGGTGCGCTCCGGGGTGGCGATGGTGGACATCGCCACCGGGATGTCGATGATCAACGGCGTGCTCTCCGCGCTGCTGGAGCGTGAACGGACCGGACGCGGGCGCCGGCTGGAGGTCTCGCTGTTCGCCACGGCGATCAGCTCGCTGGGAACCGTGATAGCGGCAGCCTCTGCGGGCGGGCCACCGGCGCGGCCGTGGGGCAGCTCGCACCCGTCGATAGTGCCGTATCGGTCCTTCCGCGCCGCGGACGGCCACGTCGTGCTCGGTGCCACGAACGATGCCATGTTCGCCCGGCTTGTGCGGGCTCTCGACCTGGAGGACGAACTGGGCGGTCCGCGCTGGCGTGGGAACGCCGATCGCGTTGAGGGTCGAGCCGAGCTCGAAGCGGTTCTCGCCCAGGTGACGGCGCGTCTTCCGCTCGACGAGCTCGTCGAGCGACTTCGCCGAGAGCGCGTGCTGGTTGCGCGCGTGCGGACGCCCGAAGACGCGGCACGCGGTGAGCAGTCGGCGGCTCTGGATCTCGTCTACGAGGACGAGGGCATCTCGATCGCCCGGTCCGCACTCGGGGTCAACAACACCGGACGGCTGCCCCGTGCGCCGCGCCTCGGCGAGCACTCGGACGCACTGCGCGCACAGCTGGGTCTGTGA
- a CDS encoding PucR family transcriptional regulator, which produces MPQRTIADLLRQSDRLGLRLVAGPADAEPVTAVEVFDLAALPASTRGTLAIVSGDIPAPYLVDVALRRASAQRLAGIVFPRGFTLAVTAAALADSGSVAVLTSEGESAPDLAVAIDRVLVGGAAEAMTRAGFAVERAIVAADGAAPTPESILAAASDALGVTLAMDDDPGAAWTDTSAIFVGEVPIARVQALEPDEAAATAIPVIASLVSRSIQRQMRDRFGPNQSRADLIVELTMAEASRVDAFIAPAARLGLPLQLAHAVAWMRPRHRSDPELRPPRSIQPAVELFAMRLFDDRGELWHIAHIQDDAFIVCTEEHGAGDHQRRLRETAALVQEYAISLAGPEWTYTLGLGTPQGGPGGLRQSAAEARVAADTAVAAGRLGGVETTDVTGLRRVLLDFYTSPTSRSLLDDVLHPLDELGGERAMTEIRTLLAYLSTRNSLAEAGRILMLHPNAVAYRMRRIRERLDLDLDDPDIRFAVELACRVRLLAEA; this is translated from the coding sequence GTGCCACAACGCACGATCGCTGATCTGCTTCGCCAGTCCGACCGACTCGGACTGCGCCTGGTCGCCGGCCCGGCCGACGCCGAGCCGGTGACGGCCGTGGAGGTCTTCGACCTCGCGGCGCTGCCCGCATCCACACGCGGAACGCTCGCCATCGTCAGCGGCGACATCCCCGCCCCGTATCTCGTCGACGTGGCCCTGCGGCGAGCCAGTGCGCAGCGGCTGGCGGGGATCGTGTTCCCGCGCGGATTCACGCTCGCCGTGACCGCCGCTGCTCTCGCTGACAGCGGAAGTGTGGCCGTCCTCACATCCGAGGGGGAATCGGCGCCCGATCTGGCCGTGGCCATCGACCGGGTCCTCGTCGGCGGCGCGGCGGAGGCGATGACCCGTGCCGGTTTCGCCGTGGAGCGCGCCATCGTGGCGGCCGATGGGGCCGCGCCGACGCCCGAGAGCATCCTCGCCGCCGCCTCGGACGCACTGGGGGTGACCCTCGCGATGGACGACGATCCCGGCGCGGCGTGGACCGACACCTCGGCGATCTTCGTCGGAGAGGTGCCGATCGCGCGGGTACAGGCGCTGGAGCCAGACGAAGCGGCGGCCACGGCGATACCGGTGATCGCGTCGCTGGTGTCGCGCTCGATCCAGCGGCAGATGCGCGACAGATTCGGCCCGAACCAGTCGCGGGCAGACCTCATCGTGGAGTTGACGATGGCCGAGGCATCCCGCGTGGATGCATTCATCGCTCCGGCCGCCCGACTCGGCCTTCCGCTCCAGCTCGCGCACGCTGTCGCCTGGATGCGTCCGCGGCATCGCTCGGATCCTGAGCTGCGTCCGCCACGCAGCATCCAGCCCGCCGTGGAGCTCTTCGCGATGCGGCTCTTCGACGACCGCGGCGAACTCTGGCACATCGCTCACATCCAGGATGACGCGTTCATCGTCTGCACCGAGGAACATGGTGCCGGCGATCATCAGCGACGACTCCGCGAGACCGCCGCTCTGGTCCAGGAGTACGCGATATCGCTGGCGGGCCCCGAGTGGACGTACACGCTCGGACTCGGTACTCCGCAGGGAGGACCCGGCGGTCTACGACAGTCAGCCGCGGAGGCTCGCGTCGCCGCCGACACCGCCGTCGCCGCCGGTCGTCTGGGAGGCGTCGAGACGACGGACGTGACCGGGCTCCGCCGGGTGCTGCTCGACTTCTACACGTCGCCCACGAGCCGAAGTCTGCTCGATGACGTGCTGCATCCCCTCGACGAACTCGGCGGCGAGCGGGCGATGACCGAGATCCGGACGCTGCTGGCGTACTTGAGCACACGGAACTCGCTGGCCGAAGCAGGGCGGATCCTGATGCTGCATCCCAACGCCGTCGCGTATCGGATGCGGCGTATCCGGGAGCGTCTCGACCTGGATCTGGATGACCCGGACATCCGTTTCGCGGTGGAGCTCGCCTGCCGCGTGAGACTGCTGGCCGAAGCGTGA
- a CDS encoding DUF917 domain-containing protein, giving the protein MVPHPDGSTPTLVPALTEVGPEDVPALAAGAAIFGTGGGGAVHNASRIVERTLRDFGPVQLIGVEELSEDDAVIMMSGVGAPTVGIEMLSSTAQPETLLREAQRTLGRKITAIMPAEIGGSNGVSPLGWAARLGVKVLDADGMGRAFPEATMISPNVAGVRCEFSVQADVVGNVEVRRPIDLKWLERHARAGVVASGGIVMAAHYPLSADTAPGAVIPRTISRAVSVGQALLTASSPVSAVADVLGADTLITGKIVDVARRTEGGFVRGSLTIAGTGSDRGRLQRIELQNENLVALEDGEVLASVPDLISILDAETGHAISTEMIRFGQRVAVIAWACDPLWRTDRGLELAGPRAFGYDLPYVPFERKSTR; this is encoded by the coding sequence ATGGTTCCTCATCCCGATGGGTCGACGCCCACGCTCGTACCGGCCCTGACCGAGGTCGGCCCGGAGGACGTTCCGGCGCTTGCGGCCGGTGCAGCGATCTTCGGCACCGGTGGCGGCGGCGCCGTGCACAATGCGTCGCGCATCGTGGAGCGCACGCTGCGCGACTTCGGACCCGTACAGCTCATCGGCGTCGAAGAGCTGTCGGAGGACGACGCCGTGATCATGATGTCGGGCGTGGGTGCTCCCACTGTCGGGATCGAGATGCTGTCGTCCACGGCGCAGCCGGAGACGCTGCTGCGAGAGGCGCAGCGCACATTGGGACGCAAGATCACGGCGATCATGCCGGCCGAGATCGGTGGCAGCAACGGGGTGTCCCCACTGGGCTGGGCGGCGCGCCTGGGCGTGAAGGTGCTGGATGCGGACGGCATGGGTCGCGCCTTTCCCGAAGCGACCATGATCTCGCCCAACGTCGCCGGCGTGCGATGCGAGTTCTCGGTGCAGGCCGACGTGGTCGGCAACGTGGAAGTACGGCGCCCGATCGATCTGAAGTGGCTCGAGCGGCACGCTCGGGCCGGCGTGGTCGCCTCCGGCGGCATCGTCATGGCCGCGCATTACCCGCTGAGCGCCGATACCGCGCCCGGAGCGGTGATCCCGCGAACGATCAGCCGCGCGGTCTCCGTCGGTCAGGCACTGCTGACGGCCTCGAGTCCTGTCTCCGCGGTGGCCGACGTCCTCGGCGCCGACACACTCATCACCGGCAAGATCGTCGACGTCGCCCGGCGCACCGAGGGCGGTTTCGTCCGCGGCTCATTGACGATAGCGGGCACCGGCTCCGATCGGGGCCGGCTGCAGCGGATCGAGTTGCAGAACGAGAACCTGGTCGCCCTCGAGGATGGTGAGGTGCTGGCCAGCGTGCCTGACCTTATCTCGATCCTCGACGCCGAGACCGGGCACGCCATCTCCACCGAGATGATCCGTTTCGGTCAGCGCGTCGCCGTCATCGCCTGGGCGTGCGACCCGCTGTGGCGCACGGATCGTGGCCTGGAGCTGGCCGGCCCGCGAGCATTCGGCTACGACCTGCCCTATGTCCCCTTCGAGCGGAAGAGCACCCGGTGA
- a CDS encoding hydantoinase/oxoprolinase family protein, which yields MTHERELSIGVDVGGTNTDAVVLDQDGTVLAATKQPTTADVVGGIRAGVARVLDEIDDRRHAVKRVMLGTTHATNAIVARRSLARVAVVRLGAPSGTEWPPLSDWPDDLSHHVLAGSAMLGGGHMLDGTPIMPLDRYGLLRFLDSIEGRFDAVAVTGVFSPSYPDQEREVDAIIRDHIGPDARIFLSQDIGPTGLIERENATVLNAALHRVAHDVTHALLAVVEEQGLDAVTFFAQNDGTLMSLDFAENFPVLTIGSGPANSIRGAAYLSGAQDAIVVDVGGTTSDLGVVVNGFPRESTLPREIGGVQTNFRMPDILSVGIGGGTIVDVASGRVGPGSVGYRIDREGLLFGGSIPTLTDAAALNSSPIPGRSLPTVDGRTRDALAASLAFVADRLEAAVEQLSLGRMDLPLVVVGGGGFLVPDELSIATEVIRPAHAGVANAVGAAISLAGGRAEHIADIEDREAAIEAASEAAIAKAIQAGADPLKVEVVEVLETPISYTTHPAVNVSVKAAGPLSRLGTTMPALP from the coding sequence GTGACCCACGAGCGCGAACTATCCATCGGCGTCGACGTCGGCGGCACCAACACCGACGCCGTCGTCCTCGACCAGGACGGAACCGTGTTGGCGGCGACCAAGCAGCCGACGACCGCAGACGTCGTCGGCGGCATCCGCGCCGGTGTCGCCCGCGTGCTGGACGAGATCGACGACCGACGACACGCCGTCAAGCGGGTCATGCTGGGCACCACCCATGCGACGAACGCCATCGTGGCGCGCCGCTCGCTCGCTCGGGTCGCCGTGGTACGTCTGGGGGCGCCTTCCGGAACGGAGTGGCCCCCGCTGAGCGATTGGCCCGACGATCTCTCGCACCACGTGCTCGCCGGGTCGGCGATGCTCGGCGGCGGTCACATGCTCGACGGGACACCGATCATGCCACTCGACCGTTACGGACTGCTGCGCTTCCTCGACTCGATAGAAGGTCGCTTCGATGCGGTGGCGGTCACCGGAGTCTTCAGCCCGTCGTACCCCGACCAGGAGCGCGAGGTCGACGCGATCATCCGCGACCACATCGGCCCGGACGCGCGCATCTTCCTCAGCCAGGACATCGGCCCCACGGGGCTGATCGAGCGCGAGAACGCGACGGTGCTCAACGCCGCGCTGCACCGTGTCGCGCACGACGTCACCCATGCCCTACTGGCCGTCGTCGAGGAGCAGGGGCTGGATGCCGTCACGTTCTTCGCGCAGAACGACGGCACTCTGATGTCGCTGGATTTCGCCGAGAACTTCCCGGTGTTGACCATCGGGTCCGGACCGGCGAATTCCATCCGCGGCGCCGCCTACCTGTCGGGTGCACAGGACGCGATCGTCGTCGACGTGGGCGGCACCACCAGCGACCTCGGCGTCGTCGTCAACGGCTTCCCGCGGGAATCCACACTGCCGCGCGAGATCGGTGGCGTGCAGACGAACTTCCGTATGCCCGACATCCTCTCCGTCGGCATCGGTGGCGGCACGATCGTCGATGTGGCAAGCGGACGGGTCGGGCCGGGGTCGGTCGGATACCGCATCGACCGCGAAGGACTGCTGTTCGGAGGCTCCATACCGACCCTGACAGACGCTGCGGCTCTGAATTCCAGCCCCATTCCCGGGAGGTCACTGCCCACGGTGGACGGGCGCACTCGGGACGCGCTGGCCGCTTCCCTCGCCTTCGTCGCCGACCGTCTGGAAGCGGCCGTCGAACAGCTGTCCCTCGGCCGGATGGATCTGCCACTCGTCGTCGTCGGCGGAGGCGGTTTCCTCGTCCCCGACGAGCTGAGCATCGCCACCGAGGTGATCCGGCCCGCCCACGCCGGCGTCGCCAACGCGGTGGGTGCGGCAATCTCTCTGGCCGGAGGCCGAGCCGAGCACATTGCCGACATCGAGGATCGAGAGGCCGCCATTGAGGCCGCCTCCGAGGCCGCCATAGCGAAGGCCATCCAGGCCGGGGCCGATCCGCTCAAGGTCGAGGTGGTCGAGGTCCTCGAGACACCCATCTCGTACACCACGCATCCGGCCGTCAACGTCTCCGTGAAGGCCGCAGGCCCGCTGTCCCGGCTCGGGACGACGATGCCCGCCCTCCCCTGA
- a CDS encoding ABC transporter substrate-binding protein, which translates to MKRSIALPVAAGLVALALSLASCSGSTGTGTGGKDEYVSGGTFTLAVGNDPGDLNPFKAVQFETWDFVALTYESLMYIDPDGKQVPWMASDWTENGTTATFTIKDGITCDDGTKFTAQTAADNLNYNADPDNATFSYGSSIDESVSATADGNTLTVTSKETNPFLAVNVGTIAMVCAAGLKDTSTLSDGANSTGLYKLTSVKAGDTYTLTKRDDYTWGPDDVTSDTVGLPNTIRLQVIPDESTRANLLLSGDLNAASVAGADRSRLDAAGLSSADVRNSVGEMLFNERDGRPFSDPLVREALTLALNREEIAPVVADDAEIPAVSLITKSPFLCVADKPNWTLPDTDLDKAAQLLDQAGWSKGADGKRSKNGKPLTIKFIYDAATSSHAAAAELVQKTWNQLGVTTKLSANDAADWSDQLYSTFDWDTGWIQIAPGGPVVLSTFFAGATPEKGGLNFMFVDNPEYNALAAKAKKTADADEACSIWQDAEKELIDRVDVFPLTDQTLPTYQSGAVFEKPNELQPTTIRMLK; encoded by the coding sequence ATGAAGCGCAGTATCGCTCTGCCGGTGGCCGCCGGACTCGTCGCTCTCGCGTTGTCGCTCGCGTCGTGTTCCGGGTCGACCGGAACCGGAACCGGCGGAAAGGACGAGTACGTCTCCGGCGGCACTTTCACGCTCGCGGTCGGAAACGACCCCGGCGATCTGAACCCGTTCAAGGCCGTTCAATTCGAGACGTGGGACTTCGTCGCGCTGACGTACGAGAGCCTCATGTACATCGACCCGGACGGCAAACAGGTCCCCTGGATGGCCTCGGACTGGACCGAGAACGGCACCACCGCGACCTTCACGATCAAAGACGGCATCACCTGCGACGACGGTACCAAGTTCACCGCCCAGACAGCCGCCGACAACCTGAACTACAATGCCGACCCGGACAACGCCACATTCTCGTACGGCTCATCCATCGACGAGAGCGTGTCGGCGACCGCCGACGGCAACACCCTCACCGTCACCAGCAAAGAGACGAACCCCTTCCTCGCCGTCAACGTCGGCACCATAGCGATGGTGTGCGCAGCCGGACTGAAGGACACCTCCACACTCTCCGACGGGGCCAACAGCACCGGCCTGTACAAGCTGACATCGGTCAAGGCCGGCGACACATACACGTTGACCAAGCGCGACGACTACACATGGGGACCGGACGACGTCACCAGCGACACCGTCGGCCTGCCCAACACGATTCGGTTGCAGGTGATCCCGGACGAGAGCACGCGCGCGAACCTGCTGCTGTCCGGCGACCTGAACGCAGCATCGGTAGCGGGAGCCGATCGCAGCAGACTGGATGCCGCGGGACTGAGCTCGGCGGATGTACGCAACTCCGTCGGCGAGATGCTCTTCAACGAGCGGGACGGGCGACCCTTCAGCGATCCGCTCGTGCGCGAGGCGCTGACGCTCGCCCTGAACCGTGAGGAGATAGCTCCCGTGGTCGCCGACGACGCCGAGATTCCGGCCGTATCACTGATCACCAAGAGCCCGTTCCTCTGCGTGGCGGACAAGCCGAATTGGACGCTGCCGGACACCGACCTCGACAAGGCGGCCCAGCTGCTCGATCAAGCGGGCTGGTCGAAGGGAGCCGACGGCAAGCGCAGCAAGAACGGAAAGCCGTTGACCATCAAGTTCATCTACGACGCGGCGACCTCGTCGCACGCCGCTGCCGCCGAACTCGTGCAGAAGACGTGGAACCAGCTCGGTGTGACCACAAAGCTGTCGGCGAACGACGCGGCGGACTGGTCGGACCAGCTGTACTCGACCTTCGACTGGGACACCGGATGGATCCAGATAGCACCGGGTGGTCCCGTCGTGCTCTCCACGTTCTTCGCCGGGGCGACGCCTGAAAAGGGCGGACTCAACTTTATGTTCGTCGACAACCCCGAGTACAACGCCCTGGCGGCGAAGGCGAAGAAGACCGCCGATGCCGATGAGGCGTGCTCGATCTGGCAGGATGCGGAGAAGGAGCTCATCGACCGGGTCGACGTCTTCCCGCTCACCGACCAGACCCTGCCCACTTACCAGTCAGGCGCGGTGTTCGAGAAGCCGAACGAGCTGCAGCCGACCACCATCCGGATGCTGAAGTAG
- a CDS encoding ABC transporter permease: protein MADPTLVTTEVRDTTTAALAVRSDARRRTGRLSPRAAFLLRRIGRLAIALIVVVVASFFLIHLIPGDPVRAVLGPDATPELVAATRSELGLDKPLGMQFVDYVGGLLRGDFGVSIRTHRPVADILAQRFPVTLTLGAVSFIVAVLGALPVGIAAAVWSRSGRRRAGSMGLSAILGVLIAVPDFLLGVGFVALFAVTLGWLPAAGWGDLSQAVLPVLALSLGPMAYLARIVQVEMVAVLGMTYMTTARSKRLPARLIHLRHALPNIVTASLTVGGLVLAGLTAGTVLIETVFAVPGMGTTLVSAVSAKDYPVVQGAVIVYALIVLGVNLVVDIILVTIDPRSSITEG from the coding sequence ATGGCCGATCCGACGCTCGTGACCACCGAGGTCCGTGACACGACCACGGCCGCTCTCGCGGTGCGGTCGGACGCTCGTCGGCGCACAGGAAGGCTGTCCCCTCGGGCAGCCTTCCTGCTGCGTCGGATCGGTCGACTGGCCATCGCCCTCATCGTCGTCGTGGTGGCATCCTTCTTCCTCATCCACCTGATTCCCGGCGACCCCGTGCGCGCCGTGCTGGGACCGGATGCGACCCCCGAGCTCGTCGCGGCGACGCGCAGCGAGCTCGGACTCGACAAGCCCCTCGGCATGCAGTTCGTCGACTATGTCGGAGGTCTGCTGCGCGGGGACTTCGGGGTCTCGATCCGCACCCATCGGCCGGTGGCGGACATCCTCGCCCAGCGCTTCCCCGTGACGCTCACACTCGGCGCGGTGTCGTTCATCGTCGCCGTGCTCGGGGCGCTGCCGGTGGGCATCGCCGCCGCGGTCTGGTCGCGATCCGGACGTCGGAGGGCGGGGAGCATGGGACTGTCGGCGATCCTGGGCGTGCTCATCGCCGTCCCCGACTTCCTTCTCGGCGTCGGATTCGTGGCCCTCTTCGCTGTGACGCTGGGCTGGTTGCCCGCGGCCGGCTGGGGCGACCTGTCCCAGGCGGTGCTTCCCGTGCTCGCACTCTCGCTGGGTCCGATGGCGTATCTGGCCCGCATCGTCCAGGTCGAGATGGTCGCGGTCCTGGGGATGACCTACATGACCACGGCACGCAGCAAGAGGCTCCCGGCGCGGCTCATCCACCTCCGCCACGCGCTGCCCAACATCGTGACCGCCTCGCTCACGGTCGGCGGTCTCGTGCTCGCCGGGCTCACCGCCGGCACCGTGCTGATCGAGACTGTCTTCGCCGTGCCCGGAATGGGAACCACGCTGGTATCCGCGGTCAGTGCGAAGGACTATCCCGTCGTCCAGGGGGCGGTGATCGTGTACGCGCTGATAGTGCTGGGCGTCAATCTCGTCGTCGACATCATCCTCGTCACCATCGACCCGCGGTCATCGATCACGGAGGGCTGA
- a CDS encoding dipeptide/oligopeptide/nickel ABC transporter permease/ATP-binding protein, producing MAVQTTRGRPRAVTILAIAGTLLLVLAAIFGPIIFRAAADAVDVGTRLASPSAAHPFGTDELGRDILARVMTATRLSLVLAIGATVIAFVGGLVIGLVGVILPRTPRRLLMSLLDILLAFPWLLLVLFFTVIWSASATTAMMAIGIAGIPGHARLVYNLASSVSGRDYVRAARVVGVGPIGILFRHVLPNILAPLVVNAAAAASVALLSFAGLSFLGLGVQAPQYDWGRMLQEGTQRIYVNPLAALGPGLAIVLAGVVFTLISEAFAQIPGAGGRAVRAQALAAVAGRRRRVIPAHGGRGAVDGSIARMADLHVSFPAPDGTLIEQVHGVDLRIMPGETVGIVGESGSGKSLTAMAMAGLLEGPAVVTTSGHTFDDIDMTHLSASGRARLAVELGMVFQDPLTSLNPALTIGRQLTEVPEVHMRMSVGQARRRAMDALEAVGIADARRRLSQYPHEFSGGMRQRAMIAMAMTARPRLIIADEPTTALDVTVQRQVMRVLRGAQEETGAAIVFISHDIALVSAFCDRILVMKDGHIVEEVDARRIQQDAKHPYTRALIACLPDMRSDRSRPLPVIPPDIAAVSEVPA from the coding sequence ATGGCAGTGCAGACAACGCGCGGACGGCCGCGCGCCGTGACGATCCTCGCGATAGCAGGCACACTCCTGCTGGTTCTCGCGGCGATCTTCGGTCCGATCATCTTCCGGGCAGCCGCCGACGCCGTGGACGTGGGCACACGCCTCGCCTCCCCGAGCGCGGCCCACCCGTTCGGAACCGATGAGCTGGGACGCGACATCCTTGCGCGGGTCATGACCGCCACGCGGCTCTCGCTCGTCCTGGCGATCGGTGCAACGGTCATCGCCTTCGTGGGAGGGCTTGTCATCGGCCTGGTCGGGGTTATCCTGCCGCGCACGCCGCGGCGGCTTCTGATGAGCCTGCTCGACATCCTGCTCGCCTTCCCCTGGCTGCTGCTGGTGCTCTTCTTCACGGTCATCTGGAGCGCGAGCGCCACGACGGCCATGATGGCGATCGGCATCGCCGGCATCCCCGGACACGCGCGACTCGTCTACAACCTGGCCTCGTCCGTCTCCGGTCGCGATTACGTGCGCGCCGCGCGCGTGGTCGGCGTCGGCCCCATCGGCATCCTGTTCCGCCATGTGCTGCCCAACATCCTGGCGCCGCTCGTCGTCAACGCCGCCGCGGCGGCCAGCGTCGCACTGCTGTCGTTCGCCGGGCTCTCGTTCCTCGGCCTGGGTGTGCAGGCTCCGCAGTACGACTGGGGCCGGATGCTGCAAGAGGGGACGCAGCGGATCTACGTGAATCCGCTGGCGGCGCTGGGGCCGGGCCTTGCCATCGTGCTGGCCGGCGTCGTGTTCACCCTCATCAGCGAGGCGTTCGCCCAGATCCCGGGTGCCGGCGGCCGTGCGGTGCGCGCTCAGGCCCTCGCTGCCGTTGCAGGCCGTCGTCGCAGAGTCATACCCGCCCATGGCGGTCGCGGCGCCGTCGACGGTTCGATAGCACGCATGGCGGACCTGCACGTCTCGTTCCCGGCGCCGGACGGGACCCTCATCGAGCAGGTGCACGGAGTCGACCTGCGGATCATGCCGGGTGAGACCGTCGGAATCGTCGGTGAGTCGGGATCGGGGAAGTCCCTGACCGCGATGGCGATGGCCGGCCTGCTCGAAGGTCCCGCCGTCGTCACGACGTCGGGGCACACCTTCGACGACATCGACATGACCCACCTGTCGGCGTCCGGTCGCGCACGCCTCGCAGTGGAGCTCGGTATGGTCTTCCAAGATCCGCTGACCTCGCTCAATCCCGCGCTGACGATCGGCCGCCAGCTGACCGAGGTCCCCGAAGTGCACATGCGCATGTCCGTCGGCCAGGCGCGCCGTCGCGCCATGGACGCCCTCGAGGCGGTGGGAATCGCCGACGCCCGGCGACGGCTCTCGCAGTATCCACACGAGTTCTCCGGCGGCATGCGGCAGCGCGCCATGATCGCGATGGCGATGACTGCTCGCCCTCGGCTGATCATCGCCGACGAGCCGACGACCGCTCTGGACGTCACGGTCCAGCGCCAGGTGATGCGGGTGCTGCGCGGCGCCCAGGAGGAGACGGGGGCTGCCATCGTCTTCATCTCACACGACATCGCCCTCGTCTCGGCGTTCTGCGACCGGATCCTGGTGATGAAGGACGGGCACATCGTCGAGGAGGTGGACGCGCGGCGGATCCAGCAGGACGCGAAGCATCCCTACACGCGCGCACTCATCGCCTGCCTTCCCGACATGCGCTCGGACCGCAGCCGTCCGCTCCCGGTGATACCTCCCGACATCGCCGCCGTCTCCGAGGTGCCCGCATGA
- a CDS encoding ABC transporter ATP-binding protein, translating into MNALEIEHLHIRYGHTPVVEDVSLTVGAGRTVGLVGESGSGKSTIAAAVVGLVQPAQGDIRIDGVSAIGRTAAARRSRRQVQLVFQDPFSALDPRMPVGDSIAEALRATGRRWSKPARIARVRELLTQVHLDPDRAGERPGAFSGGQRQRVTIARALAGEPTLLVADEVTSALDVSVQGAILNLLRELQAELGLSMLFITHNLAVVRYISDEICVLRGGRLIESGPTESLTETPGDPYTTELLESVPVLGERMEL; encoded by the coding sequence ATGAACGCGCTCGAGATCGAGCACCTGCACATCCGGTACGGGCACACTCCGGTCGTCGAGGACGTGAGCCTCACGGTGGGCGCCGGGCGCACCGTGGGTCTCGTCGGCGAATCCGGGTCGGGCAAGAGCACCATCGCCGCGGCCGTGGTCGGACTCGTGCAACCGGCACAGGGTGACATCCGCATCGACGGCGTCTCGGCGATCGGGCGCACGGCTGCGGCGCGACGCTCGCGACGCCAGGTGCAGCTCGTCTTCCAGGACCCGTTCTCTGCGCTGGATCCGCGGATGCCGGTGGGTGACTCGATCGCGGAGGCTCTGCGCGCGACCGGCCGGCGCTGGTCGAAGCCTGCGCGCATCGCGCGTGTACGCGAACTGCTCACCCAGGTCCATCTCGATCCGGATCGTGCCGGCGAGCGTCCCGGGGCGTTCTCGGGGGGCCAGCGGCAGCGGGTCACCATCGCACGCGCGCTGGCCGGGGAGCCCACCCTGCTCGTCGCCGATGAGGTGACCAGCGCCCTGGACGTCTCGGTGCAGGGGGCGATCCTGAACCTGTTGCGTGAACTGCAGGCCGAGCTCGGGCTCTCGATGCTTTTCATCACGCACAATCTCGCCGTGGTCCGCTACATCAGCGACGAGATCTGCGTGCTGCGTGGCGGACGGCTTATCGAGTCGGGGCCCACGGAATCTCTCACCGAGACCCCGGGCGACCCCTACACAACGGAGTTGCTCGAATCGGTGCCGGTGCTCGGCGAAAGGATGGAGCTGTGA